The Coffea arabica cultivar ET-39 chromosome 6e, Coffea Arabica ET-39 HiFi, whole genome shotgun sequence genome contains the following window.
AGATTagccttgtttttcttttctactttttatTCTCCCCAACTCATGTTGATGCCACTCACTTTCTAGTTTCTACCCTACCCCTTTTTAGATTTGCAATATCATGACCTTATCATGACCTTAAAGGTAAATAAAGAAAGATTTTGTAAAAGAGAAGCTTGTAACTTAAGCCTAGTTTCGGAGGtatttaatttcaaaattccAGGAGGGAGGAAACTGAAGCAGATCAAAAGAAATTGTGCAAAACCATGGATGTGacgatttttttttccccaacaaAACCATGGATTAATTGGTTCTTTTTTTGGTATAATGTGTAGGTTCTTTTCATTTAAATCAATGCCttgaataatttttgaaacgtcACAATTTTCATAATATGGGGCTTTAATTTGGCAATTTACCATCCTTTcataattccaaaaaaaaaaaattaatgattgTGTCTTGATTATTTAACTACAAAGCACGCTACATTTTATGTTTCAGTTACAAACCTTTGTATACCATGTAAGTACTTAACAATTTTCATGTCACAGAAAAATGCATTATGTATGGACATTTAACTTAGACTTCCATATCAAATATGCAGCTTAATTATGGCATTAAGGGTCCTTGAACAACTGAGACTACTTTACTCAAATAACAATATGTATACACAAAGAGGATTAATGAAATCTTATATATTTTAGAATTAGTAGCGTTGTGTCTCGATCGATTTCGATTACTTGTAATTAATTAaggattaattttctatatacTGGCAGTGTATATAATTTTATCATTAAATGCATGACATATaatccaaatttgaatttgaaactcaaattttgtatatgtatcATTTATCAACttgtgatagtgtatatactatcagcgtatataaaatttactcgtTAATTAATTTAATCTTGAACTAAGAACTAATAAACCATGTGGTGTAAGATTTTCGAGTTTTTTCTCCACCAAGCGATCAATAACAGATGGAAAAGAACATGTCGATCAGGTCTTGAATTACTGAGAAAGAGCATAGCATTCTGGCCTTGGAACTAGAGATGTacagaaaaggaaataaagccGAAGGACTGAAAAACGGTTGGTGAAACATGAAGCCAACTTTAATCTGTACTAACAAAATCAAAGTTCCATTCGATCAAATTGGAAGATTTTGGAACACATCAGAACCGTTTTCTTTATCATATTCCCTGGAATCACATGTCAAAATCATATAGTGTAAAAAGTTCGACCATTTCCACTTTCCAGATTCCAAAATTTGAATTCCTCTTTCCTTCCTTtagtttcctctctttttcttgtttGTCCAATGTTTAGAATTTTCCAAGGACGTCATTTAACCATTCGTTGATGTCGCCAAAAAccttaatctttttttttttttttttttatccattaTATAATTTAGATTACACCTAAATGAGACTATAGAATTTATTGAAATGCAACGTATAACACTTATATAGTTTTTTGTACTTTTGTATACAGTTTTACTTAGGAATATAAACATGTCATAGTTTGTACAAACCCATTTATGGTTCGACCATTCCTAATTTTTACGTGCATGAAATATGAGGAAGCAGCCTAAGGTAAAAGGAGGATATTGTAGTACATCAAGTTGGGATTAGGAATCCAAGgttaaataataacaataatagtaataataataaagccaATAAAAGTCGGtgtcaaagaaaagaaacaaaaaaaaaaaaaaaatcgtggcGTAAAATCGATTCTTTTGTCCGATTAATTGTCTAGGGATTGCAAGTTGTTTTAGATCAATTAAATAATGTAGTTCATTTTATTACATCTTTTTCAGTGGAAAGCCACAAATTAGCAATCCACGAATCCGACAACATGATTACTTATCCAGAGTCTTTTAATTAGCCAAATTGCTACATTACTAAATAGTAAAGTAGGATTCAATGCAATGCAACGAAATCCAGAGTCTATAATTAAGAAGggaattgcatttcatgacaaCGTACACATAAGCTTGATCTGAAAGGCATATTCTCTAGTGAAAGTTTTTAGCATTAAAAAGCAGATGATTGGAAAGATGATGAACATTTGACGTGGGCTACAGTCTTATAAGGTGTGACGAACCTGATTATTTGAGGACCCAAACCATAATTTTTAGGGTCAAGTACTTTTTTATTCCTGCTAATTGTCCGGGGTTCAAAGAGAGCTAATAGAaggaattttataaaattttgtgAGATATTTTTGAGGGACTTTTGGAATTTTCTTTCGGAATTTTACAAAATTTGTACGCTTTTTACATAATTGATAGGGTATGTGAGAAGACGGTACATACTCCATTTACAAATAACCATcttcaatgaaaaaaaaaaaaacaataagctagatttttttttttgggggttttgGGTGGGTTGGGGGGATAGAATAAGCTAGACGATGATGGACCATAAACATGACGAGAATATCTTTCCATTTGATATCAAAGCTGTGCTGATTCACCCAATGGTCCTTTCTTTACTATAGGAAGCAAGAATTGTACCTAGACACCGGTCATTAGTCAGCAATGATTCTAGAAGTGAAGCATTAGGCATAAGAAGTCTATTATTGTTTAGCTATCGGAACTCTTTCCAGCTATGCATTTGTATCATAAGGTTACGCACTGCGAAAATAACACACAATCATTTGGAAGCTCCAATGACCTCAACACGATAACCATTGCCACATGAAATGTAGAAAAGCAGGAAGGCTTCGATTGATACAAGGTTTAAGCACATCATCTTCATGCATTCATCgaaaggatgaaatttttgattCAATCATCGAATGATTAGGTTGCGTGTGAGAGCCCACTGGTTGATGAATTGAATCAATGAATGATTGCATGATTCAATGGTTTTGCTCACCAATGAAGCTGTCGAAACAAAATTTCCAACAGCCCACGAAGGCTTCTCAACTCTTCAATACCAAATGTGGAAACCGAATTTTTGGACACCGCAGTGTGATGTGTTTAGTTGACGTTTGATGATCTTGTAATCACCAAGTTGAAACGTTTTAGTTGTGAACATATTGATTGAGTTCAACAGCTTGAATCTTCTAGCAAGCTAAATTTCATTGCGTAGATTGGCGTGTAACTCCGAAATTTCTATGACGATAATGCTAATTTATTGTCATCCCCATACGTAACCTTAGAAAGAACTCCATAAGAAGTTAGGGTTGGAAAGTCCCATAATTATGCATTACATACAAAACGAAGCACAAATCAGATGATATGACGCTTCACCTGTAACCAGTAAAGTCATGAGTTCGATCTATCACTGGAGTAGAAGGTGAACCACTATTGACctcccttaaaaaaaaaaaatagaaacaaaatGCATTGCATGTACCTTTCTTTGAATATATTTCAAAAAGGGCAACAAGAGTTAAATCTTAAACATATACGCTCTCCAGTGAAGGGAATTAGGAGAATTAGTAAAGAAACAAATTGATGCGAGAttactctttctttttttgtttttatttcaatAAAATGTTAAATCAATTTATAAGTTTTGTGGTTGTTAAAAAAACTTACTACCATTTAATCACCAAATaccaattttcttttgtttaatgGTAAAGATGGTGCTGCATGTTACAGAGTAATGCTCGGTACGTTGGtttacctttcttttcttttgcatctccGTAACAACATGAGTGGTAGAAGATCTGTCAACTTTGTGGTCATTCAATTGCCAAAAAGCAAGAGTTTCTTTAAAAGTTAATATGGCCTTGTAATAACTTGATTTCACGTAGACAATATGTCACCATCAGAACTGAAATTTACAAGGAAGGAATTGGAGGGGAAAAAGGACACAGGTATTTGGTAGCCACCTGCGTCGCAACTCTCTAAAATTTGAGTTCAGTATCTTTATGCTTTTCAGTATTCTAGGTTTTATTTAGATCCGAATTCACATTTCACATATACCCTACGCAGCTTCGGAGTAGAATTTCACATAGCCACAGAAGTTGGGAAGGCAATGAAGCAACTCCAGCACCAAATGGGATCAAATAGAAATGGAAGAATTGAACAACTTCACTATCAGATGGTATAAGAAGCCTCAACGAATCAATTTCTGACGATTGTGCTCTGTTGTCTACACAAGATTACATGTTCTACATGTCAACAACTTATCTACAGCTTGTTCCTCGACCGCTGCATTCTAAAGTGCTTCAGGGAGTCTTTGTTTGATCTCCTCCTCCACGTCTGGTATGCATGCGGATACTATCTCTTTCGCTCAGTGCAGGAAGGCTCAGCAGATGTCTTTGGTCTACAAAATTTCTGTTTCAAAAATTCTTCCAATTTCTGAAATATTAAGAAGAATACCCCTGCAAGAAGTTTAGGGGAAAAAATGATGAGAGTTAGCTTTATTTTGTTCTCCTGACAAAGTTTCTTGTGCAGGTATTACAAGTGCAGATAAAGTATTCTAGAGGCCCTACTGCAGAAATATCATAAAAGGATGAAAGACGGACTGGTGTAAAAGAAAGTCAAGCACTTATTCGCACTGAGGAATCAGTACTAATCTAAAGGAAAGTCAAGCACTTATTCGCATAAACGATCAGAGGATAAATGGACTATTCAAATTCATTCACTGTATGTTTAAGATGATCAGATGTCTAtgtgaaatttttcacacacaCACGAAAAACAACAAAGAAATTGACCAATGCTAGTAAAATGTTCTATTAAAACAATTCTTGCAGAAGTAGCATAACAAGCTTCAGTGTCATCCTGTACACAACCAAGTAATTCTCGTCAATAGCAACAAACAGCGTGTCATCAACTAATACTAAAGACAATTGCTTTATTCTTtatctccccccccccccccaacccccACCCACCACAAAAACCCccgacacaaaaaaaaaatgaaagaagctTTCGAGACAGAAAAGGCAAATTTTACATTCTTTCAAGATGTAATAATGCGACCGGATGACATCTGAGCAAAAGAAGCTGAATTTCTGATAAATAGAAGAAAGCACTTACAAGGTAAAGCCAAACCATTTATAACAGCTTAGTTGACCAAGATTAGTGTATATGGGGCAGAGAATATGTTGACaaggaagaagatgaagaaataaGGTTAGAGAATACCTGTACTTTCTTTCTGGTGCAGAAAGCCTTTAACTAGAAGTGTGCCTGGAATTTGCTGAAAGACCTACAGATTTGGACCAATTATAAAGGTAGTGAAACAGAGTTATCCTACTAGCAAAATACTAAAAGCAAACTTACCGAAATGCTAAGGTGCAGGTCACTGGATTGAAGGTCATTTGGACCATTTGACATCCCCAATTCATATGGACAGCTTGGAGTGGCAAATATATTTTGTGTCTCAGTGTTAAGGATCGACTCACATTGATCTTTGGAAGCAATAACCTAAAACATAAAACTCAGATTTAGTAATTATAAGAGTTATAaagtattaaaattaacaaatattttCAAAACACTGGAAAGAATGAACATACATCAATCTTGAAGGAGGTGGAATCTATTTTGCAAGAAGCACCACAACTGCACAAAAAGGACTCCACTGATTGCAACACGTGAATAGCACTATATTGGCGCTGAATACCCTGAATCAACAGTAACACATATAGCTTACAAGATACCAGATCTGGTCAAGTTAACAACGAGAAAGATCAGCATTATACGTAATAGCATGAAATTCAGTGTGGACCAAAAGAATTAGATTTAAAGAATCAAACAAAAGATGATAAAGTTGATTCAGGAACAGCCCATGCTTGTAGGGGTCCAACAATCATAAATCATAGTCAAAACTTCTGGGACCTTAATTTTATCCAAATAATCCCAAGGACAGGAAAATACAATAGATAACTCGCTAGAATCCTATAGTGCAAAAACAGTACAAATAAAACAATTACCAAAGAAAAACTGAAACTTCAAACTTGGATTTCATACTAACAAAGAGCACTCGTGATTTGACTAATGAAATCCCACCAAGATTATTGATTCAACAATCCAAAAGTCCCTGTCTGAGATGCCTTCAACCTCACAAGGACCATGCTTTGAAAAGCCTAAAGCAAGAACCTGCttactcccccccccccccaacctctctctctctacaaaaACACATGACCTGGTTTCTGAGTGACCATAATCTGTGATTTTGTAGACAGCGCTAAAGTGGCAGCTAAATCCAGACACCATGATGAAAGCAATAATACATCCTAATGTCAAATTGTCAATATTTTCTATCAACTAATAGACCAGTTACATGAAGCAGACGATACATCCTAATTAAAATATTTGGACATCTCAATTCATAAACACCTAAAATTCATAAAGGGAAGACAAGATAAGACACGTAGAAACAgcaaaccaaacaaaaataagtaaataaaaaataatgcaAAATACACAAAAGAATAGTGCACCTCAAGCATGAAAGATAGGTTATTCTTCTCAGTAGCACTGGATGATACAATCTTCCTAGATGGAGGTACAAATGACCAAGCAAGGCCCCATCTACAAGTTTGGCCTTGCACAAATTCTGTTGTCTTCACCACGGTGACTCCAACTTCCCGAAGCCTGGATATTAGGATTTTCAGATTTGATTTTCTTCCAATCATTGAAGTGTACCACCTACCATGCAAATGGAAGTTACAAAACACTGTATCACAAAAATTCTCTGTGAAAATGAAGGGCACTACCTAGGAATCAAACAAGATTCTGAACATATATACCGAAAAGATTGCTTTAATTGAACACTATCTTCAACTATTCGAGTAATGAAAGCTTTTTCCCCACCAGGACAAACCATCTCCTGTGCAGTCCCACCACATGCAGTCTTTGGATTCAATCCTGCTTCCTCCATTGTCTCAAAGAAGGGAGGATTACACATGCAGAAGTCAAATTTCTCCTCATCCTTAACAACACCTGCAAGTATCGGTGGGCCATGATAATTCTTCTCAACCATAGATTGTAACTCGAGAGAAGATGATGGTTCAGGCCCTATCATAACAGCTCTTGTGTTGCCCAAATCTTCAATGCTTTCGTTATCTCTGCCAAGTCCACTATGCAAGTCTTTCTCTTCAACTATTGTCTTTGCATTGTCAACTTTtctaatttcaatcaattcagaGATATGTGGATTACTTGTAACATTTCTTTCAGCCCACTCCAATGCAACATCAGTAACATCTGTAGATAAAATCATAAATTACCATCATATCATAGTTAAAAATCATTTGGGAAAATATTGGGAAAGTGAGGGAAATGGCAGGgtgaaaaagcaaagaaaactaCCTGAAGCAACAAATCTCCAACCAAGTAGAGACGCACCAAGAAGAGGATAAATGCAGTTGGCCCCAGTTCCTATGTCAAAACCCTTTACAGCATCCCCATCAGCTCGACAATCCGGGATAATGTCTGATGACAAGAGGTCTTCTATCCAGTGGATGTAATTGGATCTGTTAGGAACAGTAGGACAAAGCTGTCCATCAGGAATCCACCTGTGATGTTGGATTTAGTCTGGGATCattaaacatgcaaatattTCATTTTGCAAACAGatataagaaaagaaagaaaatcctaaaaatgTTCATATCATATACATCAAAAAATAGCAACCCAATCGATGCATTCAGAACACTTTTTCCCTTTTGCTTCAGAATTCCAATCCACAGCACCAATACAACTAGGCAATCCGACCTAAGCCAGCTGCAGCATGACACTAATCTTAAATACTACAAGAAAAGCTGAATCCTATGCAGTTGGaaagatttaaaataaataacaaagttCAATATTACTCATGAAGAATTGAACACAAACATCCAAGCCATTTTCTATTGCTTTACCGGTTCCAGGAATTTTGAAGTATGCAGAACCATAAACCATAAACCCACAGTTTCAAACATGCTAGATGAACAATTGACATGTAATAGGAAAAACAGGCgaaatgaagaaagaaagcaaagaaaaaTGCGTAAATTTTTAATCTTCCTAGCTCGTTGTGACTGAAGTGCATTTTCTCTCTGTCCATCTCTTCCTCAATATTCAAAGGCACAATCCATTAACCCCCTAGAACCCACATCACAAAAGAAAAATCCCAGAAAAATTACAACTTCAtttcgccaaaaaaaaaaatacgtgTAATTCCCTTTCTCCCCTTCCCAAAGAAGCAAAATACAAAACCAATATAAGATCATTTTTATACTGTCCCATAAAGCCCCAGAAACCAAAAAAGATAAGTCAACAAAACAACGAAATAGAGTAGTTAATTGAGTAATGGCGAATTAACTAAGTAGTTGTTACCAGTTGAGGCCATGATCATGGAGAAGCAAGACTCTGGTGAGCTCACGGGTGGCATTGTAATCAGTCCAATCGATTCTGGGCCGACCATCTCGAGAAGAGTAGAACACGTAAGGCTTGAAAGAGGGATAAATGGACGCCAAGGCTCCGAAATCTGGCGGGTTTTCGGAGTATTTATTCCGAGGGTGAATTGCCGCTCTTTCTTGAactctcttcctcttcttgctcggcattttttcttctttccgaTGTCTCTCCAGCAACAGTGCAGAAATTCTGTGGATTTGAAGAGATGGTGcagattttggattttttttctgGGCTTGAGCCGAAGTATTGTGGGGAAAGCTCAGAGATTTGAACCGGACTCAACACTTTATCCCAGTAGTTTGTGGGCTGGACTTAATTACTTGGGCTGTAAGCGATTTTAGGAAATTAGGAAATGTAGAACCAAAAATTGGCCACATCATGTATTccactttccttttttttttttttttgaaaaaatttatgtGGGAAGGCTTACCTACCCTCCATTTTCTCGAATCATTCAATCCATCCTTCCTTATTTAAGTATTCCACTTTATCTATGCacgttttgtttttcttttttttttcccctaggTTAATATCATGCATATGAATTGAATTTTTGTTTACACTTTTCTTCCCTTTTACAATTCTAGTTTATAtgatgcatatatatatatatttgattgaAAGTAGAATTTTCATGGCTTCTTGATACAATTATTGTAATAAATTTAGATGTTTAGATAAAGTTGGACCCTGATTCAACAAAAATAGACCACAAATTCTTTGTTTTAGGTATAACTTAGTATATTTTCAAAAACGTTaggcacaaaaaaaaagatatcactattttctttgctttttgatGTCATTTAATTAGCTGCTGAGgtataaaataaaagataaactTAGAGAAACAAATGGAACGCTTTGGAAACTGAGACGAAGAAAACCCCAGAGTGAAAgatcaaaagtaaaaaataaatacgtGCAAAGTAAATTAAGTTACTGACACAAATTAATAGAATAGGAACTTAAAAATGGATTAATTTTCCGGGCATGCATATTGGAACAAGAAGGTCAAAGCACAGTTTGCAGCTTTAATTAGTTAATCACAAATCAAGTAATACATCCATTCTTCCATGTGTGTTGCCCATTGAATAGTGTGAGTTGTTTTCATTTAGTTTGGGAATTTAATTTGTTAAATGGTGGGATTCTAAAGTGCAAATGGTGTATCATTTTGtagatcaaaagaaaagaaaccaccGATCGGTAGATGTGTTTGGTCCTGATACATGGCACATTTGCATTGCATGGAGAATAAGTAACTGAGAAACCATTGGTGCAGCACAGAATCATTCTTCTTGGCAGCCACTACATTGAGGGGATGATGATGAAATTGAAGGTAAGATTTTAGTGGTTGAATGAATATTTGTCTCCAAATTGGAGTCTGTCAGGTTCCATCAACTGTAATTGGGATATtgtattctttttttctttttagataaaataattaaagaGAACATGCTTGGAGAGTTTTCAAATATTCCTCTTTAAATACTAACCAACCATGAAAATGAAAAGTAGCCAAGAATGTTGCTAGTTCATTAGTAGTTTCCCTCCTTGGGAGTGAGGGTATTATTCTTCCTTCGAGTTAGGAAATGCCATTAGAAAACCTACAAAAGAATAGTTTCCTTTTGGATCGGCATATCTCTGTCAATTATTTGTACACTTCTGTCTAAACTTTAATCCCCTTTGGTCCATAGTGTCATGTTTGATTAGACCACAAAtcaatgcatttttttttttttggcttttctagTGTAAAAATTAATTACTAATTAAGGGGCTGAATTTACGCATTCGTAATTTACCTCTTTGACTTGATGGATTCTAATTATCATTAACCCATGCAAGCTTTAATGCATAAAAAGGGCGTTATATTAGGATAAATTAAGGAATTTAAATTCAGTCCATCCTTGGAATTATCCCATGAATAATTGTAAATGGGATTTGATTTCGTTTATATAAGTTGTCCTCTATCtatgaaaataattatttgTAGTGGAGGCCATGAATTATATGTATACGACCAAAACAATtctattccctttttttttttacaagtaaGATTGTTAGAAACTCATAATGGTAAATGTAATACAAATAATTTACTATTCAAGCTAACTCATAAATGATATCTGTACTTTATTTAATGTTGTGTTTGTTTGATTTAATTTCTACCATCCTTACAGATTTCATTatttaatgaaattttgaagtgtttttttttcttttttttgtcaaaagaaCTAACCCACAAATG
Protein-coding sequences here:
- the LOC113694902 gene encoding uncharacterized protein isoform X2, which codes for MPSKKRKRVQERAAIHPRNKYSENPPDFGALASIYPSFKPYVFYSSRDGRPRIDWTDYNATRELTRVLLLHDHGLNWWIPDGQLCPTVPNRSNYIHWIEDLLSSDIIPDCRADGDAVKGFDIGTGANCIYPLLGASLLGWRFVASDVTDVALEWAERNVTSNPHISELIEIRKVDNAKTIVEEKDLHSGLGRDNESIEDLGNTRAVMIGPEPSSSLELQSMVEKNYHGPPILAGVVKDEEKFDFCMCNPPFFETMEEAGLNPKTACGGTAQEMVCPGGEKAFITRIVEDSVQLKQSFRWYTSMIGRKSNLKILISRLREVGVTVVKTTEFVQGQTCRWGLAWSFVPPSRKIVSSSATEKNNLSFMLEGIQRQYSAIHVLQSVESFLCSCGASCKIDSTSFKIDVIASKDQCESILNTETQNIFATPSCPYELGMSNGPNDLQSSDLHLSISVFQQIPGTLLVKGFLHQKESTGVFFLIFQKLEEFLKQKFCRPKTSAEPSCTERKR
- the LOC113694902 gene encoding uncharacterized protein isoform X1 is translated as MPSKKRKRVQERAAIHPRNKYSENPPDFGALASIYPSFKPYVFYSSRDGRPRIDWTDYNATRELTRVLLLHDHGLNWWIPDGQLCPTVPNRSNYIHWIEDLLSSDIIPDCRADGDAVKGFDIGTGANCIYPLLGASLLGWRFVASDVTDVALEWAERNVTSNPHISELIEIRKVDNAKTIVEEKDLHSGLGRDNESIEDLGNTRAVMIGPEPSSSLELQSMVEKNYHGPPILAGVVKDEEKFDFCMCNPPFFETMEEAGLNPKTACGGTAQEMVCPGGEKAFITRIVEDSVQLKQSFRYICSESCLIPRWYTSMIGRKSNLKILISRLREVGVTVVKTTEFVQGQTCRWGLAWSFVPPSRKIVSSSATEKNNLSFMLEGIQRQYSAIHVLQSVESFLCSCGASCKIDSTSFKIDVIASKDQCESILNTETQNIFATPSCPYELGMSNGPNDLQSSDLHLSISVFQQIPGTLLVKGFLHQKESTGVFFLIFQKLEEFLKQKFCRPKTSAEPSCTERKR